Proteins encoded by one window of Chryseobacterium sp. POL2:
- a CDS encoding L-serine ammonia-lyase has product MESISVFEIIKVGIGPSSSHTMGPWNAAEMFLNLIKKDRKLEEVKEVFVEFFGSLAKTGIGHGTDIAGMLGLSGEDFKTIDTTKIDEKIETIKTSQHLYLDGTHKIPFVYGFHLILNKEKTLDFHPNGMIFRAVFNNGQELVQDYYSLGGGFVGTKEDNTYNDMCIRTLYPCHQGRDILKYVEHLKLERISDLIYLNEESWRSKEETNQQALEIWRNIKECIYKGINKKGILPGGLNVTRRASEMNEKLLGSKIYKNLHEWFKLVCEEEKSFNSITKWVSCFALAVNEENAAFGRIITAPTNGASGVIPAVLMYAQTFTEFNKEDDVIRFILTAGEIGTLFKKNATISAAMGGCQAEVGVSSAMAAAALTEISGGSPGQVLMAAEIAMEHHLGLTCDPIGGLVQIPCIERNSMGAIKAITASYLALEGDPSKARVSLDNVIKSMWETALDMNSKYKETSEGGLAVAVNVPEC; this is encoded by the coding sequence ATGGAATCGATCAGTGTTTTTGAAATTATAAAAGTCGGAATAGGACCTTCTAGCTCACATACCATGGGACCTTGGAATGCTGCCGAAATGTTTTTGAATCTTATTAAAAAAGATAGAAAGCTTGAAGAGGTTAAAGAGGTTTTTGTGGAATTTTTTGGTTCTTTGGCAAAGACCGGAATTGGGCATGGGACAGATATTGCCGGCATGTTGGGACTTTCTGGTGAAGATTTTAAAACCATCGATACTACAAAAATTGATGAAAAGATAGAAACCATAAAAACATCGCAACATCTTTATTTGGACGGAACTCACAAGATTCCTTTTGTTTACGGTTTTCATTTAATTTTAAATAAAGAAAAAACGCTAGATTTTCATCCTAACGGTATGATTTTCAGGGCTGTTTTTAACAATGGTCAAGAATTAGTACAAGATTATTATTCGTTGGGTGGCGGTTTTGTCGGTACGAAAGAGGATAATACGTATAATGATATGTGTATCAGGACTTTGTATCCTTGCCATCAGGGTCGAGATATTCTTAAATATGTGGAGCATTTAAAGCTTGAGCGTATTTCAGATTTAATTTATCTCAACGAAGAATCTTGGCGTTCCAAAGAAGAAACCAATCAACAGGCATTGGAAATATGGAGAAATATTAAAGAATGTATTTATAAAGGAATCAACAAAAAAGGTATTCTCCCTGGCGGGCTCAATGTAACGCGCCGCGCTTCCGAAATGAACGAGAAACTTCTGGGCTCCAAAATTTATAAAAACCTGCATGAATGGTTTAAGTTGGTTTGTGAAGAAGAAAAAAGTTTTAATTCTATAACCAAATGGGTGAGTTGTTTTGCCTTGGCGGTTAACGAAGAAAACGCAGCTTTTGGCAGAATTATAACCGCACCAACCAATGGTGCAAGTGGTGTAATTCCTGCTGTGTTGATGTACGCACAGACTTTTACAGAATTTAATAAAGAAGACGATGTCATCCGTTTTATACTGACAGCTGGCGAAATCGGAACTTTATTCAAAAAGAATGCAACCATTTCGGCTGCCATGGGCGGTTGTCAGGCAGAAGTTGGCGTGTCATCAGCTATGGCTGCCGCAGCTTTAACAGAGATTTCAGGTGGTAGTCCAGGACAGGTTTTGATGGCTGCAGAAATTGCGATGGAGCATCATCTTGGCTTAACTTGCGATCCTATTGGCGGTTTGGTGCAAATCCCGTGTATCGAAAGAAATTCTATGGGCGCTATTAAAGCTATTACAGCATCATATCTAGCTTTAGAAGGCGATCCTAGCAAGGCAAGAGTTTCTCTAGATAATGTTATTAAATCCATGTGGGAAACTGCGCTGGACATGAATTCTAAATACAAAGAAACATCAGAAGGTGGTTTGGCTGTAGCAGTCAATGTCCCAGAATGTTAA
- a CDS encoding YceI family protein has translation MKKLALVALMMGGLAFGQTKKVVASDVHWWGYKIAKSEASSHDGTVDVKSGNIVVKGNKVVGGSFVLNMTTISATDLQGEYKAKLDGHLKNGDFFEVEKYPTATFVITSVKPNSDKVFNSTITGNLTIKGKTNPVSFPAKVGVSKGVASIVSDKFSFDRQKFDIAYKSTMQDVLVKDDIDMKVKVTAK, from the coding sequence ATGAAAAAATTAGCATTGGTAGCCTTAATGATGGGTGGTTTAGCATTTGGTCAAACTAAAAAAGTGGTAGCATCAGATGTACATTGGTGGGGTTACAAAATTGCAAAATCAGAAGCTTCTTCACATGATGGTACAGTTGATGTAAAATCAGGAAATATTGTTGTTAAAGGAAACAAAGTGGTAGGAGGGTCTTTCGTATTAAATATGACCACTATTAGCGCTACGGATCTCCAAGGTGAGTACAAAGCAAAATTGGACGGACATCTTAAAAACGGCGACTTTTTTGAAGTTGAAAAATATCCAACTGCAACTTTTGTGATTACTTCTGTAAAACCAAATTCGGACAAAGTGTTTAATTCAACTATTACAGGTAATTTAACGATAAAAGGAAAAACAAACCCAGTGAGTTTTCCAGCAAAAGTTGGTGTTAGCAAAGGCGTTGCAAGCATCGTAAGTGACAAATTCAGTTTTGATCGTCAAAAATTCGATATCGCATACAAATCTACAATGCAAGATGTTTTGGTAAAAGACGATATCGATATGAAAGTAAAAGTTACTGCAAAATAA
- a CDS encoding class I SAM-dependent DNA methyltransferase codes for MKKTEIQDKLKYIAQNIDGENFIYDFLLSFGLSKTTITRLKKGDYNLSKKEGELFYKGKIFFKIEKSDDLLHTIDEISKDEKIARQKPRFLFVTDFEKGVAIDTKKSLNKVFDLKDLGELEQVDFFLPLSGAEIYRVSNNNKADRDAAYKLGELYDLLVKENPEWVEKGSHHLNLFLSRLLFCFFAEDTGIFDTKNVFTEAMVNNTKPDGSDMHEFLDALFTKLDSNPDKKITFPDYLSGFPYVNGGLFRDTIECPKFSKKARQMLIDAGELEWADINPDIFGSMIQAVADPEERNNLGMHYTSVINILKLIKPLFLDELYEEFEKNKDNARELNKLLVRMSKIKFFDPACGSGNFLIITYKELRNLEIQIIKQLLDLGENRLFFTEISLTQFYGIEIKDFAHEMAILSLWLAEHQMNQVFETELLDFGQSKPILPLKEAGNIVAGNAARMDWENVCQKNDGDEIYIIGNPPYLGSRNQDPEQKSDLELVFKKDYKSLDYVSIWFYKGAKYIEGINAQLALVSTNSVCQGEQIVLTWQRILNDKVEIGFAYQSFKWTNNAKGNAGVTVIIVGLRNVSAKPKLLFTDAVAKESKNINPYLLDAPNVFVTGNVKSISNLPLMIYGNMPLEGGFLRFSEEEKKEVFQFYGIEKFIRKVIGGEEFLKGQNRYCFWIEDDELKEALQFDEIKKRIALVENFRINGGEVARTLSKRSHQFRYRHMPRQQQFIIPCTSSESRDYIPIGVFEKNYVSLNSVQSVYDAEPWLFGVLHSKMHMVWVDAVGGKLETRYRYSAKLCYNTFPFPTLNEKQKESITQYVFSVLDERAKFPEKTMAWLYNPETMPSGLKQAHHELDLAIERIYRLAPFNSDEERLAYLFKLYEEMTTKENLFAKEKKTRKKK; via the coding sequence ATGAAAAAAACTGAAATCCAAGACAAACTCAAATATATAGCTCAAAATATAGACGGAGAAAATTTTATTTATGATTTTTTATTGTCTTTTGGGCTTTCCAAAACTACCATTACTAGACTTAAAAAAGGCGATTACAATCTTTCTAAAAAAGAAGGAGAGCTATTCTATAAAGGAAAAATTTTCTTTAAAATAGAAAAATCAGACGATTTACTGCATACGATTGATGAGATTTCTAAAGACGAAAAAATTGCCCGACAAAAACCTCGTTTCCTTTTTGTAACCGATTTTGAAAAAGGAGTTGCGATAGATACAAAGAAAAGCTTAAACAAAGTATTTGATCTTAAAGATTTAGGAGAATTAGAACAAGTCGATTTTTTCCTTCCGCTTTCGGGTGCAGAAATCTATCGGGTAAGCAATAACAACAAAGCCGATCGGGATGCAGCCTACAAACTAGGTGAATTGTATGACCTTTTGGTAAAAGAAAATCCTGAATGGGTAGAAAAAGGAAGCCATCATCTCAATCTTTTTCTTTCCCGTTTGTTGTTTTGTTTTTTTGCGGAAGACACAGGTATTTTTGACACCAAAAATGTTTTTACCGAAGCTATGGTGAACAACACCAAACCAGATGGATCGGATATGCACGAGTTTTTGGATGCTCTTTTTACTAAATTAGACAGCAATCCCGACAAAAAAATAACTTTCCCCGATTATCTTTCTGGTTTTCCCTATGTTAATGGGGGCTTGTTTCGAGATACGATAGAATGTCCTAAATTCTCCAAAAAAGCAAGGCAAATGCTGATAGATGCAGGCGAATTGGAATGGGCAGACATCAATCCTGATATTTTCGGATCTATGATCCAAGCGGTGGCAGATCCTGAAGAACGGAACAATCTTGGGATGCACTACACTTCTGTAATCAATATTCTGAAACTCATCAAACCTTTGTTTCTCGATGAATTGTACGAAGAGTTTGAAAAAAATAAAGACAATGCCCGAGAGCTGAACAAACTTTTGGTGCGGATGTCCAAAATAAAATTTTTTGATCCCGCTTGTGGAAGTGGAAATTTTTTGATTATCACCTATAAAGAACTCCGAAATCTAGAAATCCAGATCATCAAACAATTGTTGGATTTGGGAGAAAACCGATTGTTTTTTACCGAAATCTCACTTACCCAATTTTATGGGATAGAGATTAAAGATTTTGCGCACGAAATGGCAATCTTATCCCTTTGGTTGGCAGAGCACCAAATGAACCAAGTTTTTGAAACCGAATTGTTGGATTTTGGACAATCTAAACCCATACTTCCTTTAAAAGAAGCAGGAAACATTGTTGCAGGAAATGCCGCAAGAATGGATTGGGAAAATGTTTGCCAAAAAAATGATGGCGACGAAATCTACATCATCGGAAATCCGCCGTATTTGGGAAGTAGAAACCAAGATCCGGAACAAAAATCGGATTTGGAATTGGTTTTTAAGAAAGATTATAAAAGTTTAGATTACGTTTCTATCTGGTTTTATAAAGGCGCAAAGTATATTGAAGGAATCAATGCACAATTGGCTTTGGTTTCTACTAATTCTGTATGTCAAGGTGAGCAAATAGTTTTAACGTGGCAACGGATTTTAAACGACAAAGTAGAAATTGGTTTCGCCTATCAATCCTTTAAATGGACCAATAATGCGAAAGGTAATGCTGGTGTTACGGTAATTATTGTAGGCTTAAGAAATGTTTCTGCAAAACCCAAATTATTGTTTACTGATGCTGTCGCTAAAGAATCGAAAAACATTAATCCTTATTTGTTGGATGCTCCAAATGTATTCGTAACAGGAAATGTCAAATCAATTTCAAATTTACCATTAATGATTTATGGTAACATGCCTTTAGAAGGAGGATTTTTAAGATTTTCAGAAGAAGAAAAGAAAGAAGTTTTTCAGTTTTATGGAATTGAAAAATTTATTAGAAAGGTAATTGGAGGAGAAGAATTCTTGAAAGGACAAAATAGATATTGTTTTTGGATTGAAGATGATGAATTAAAAGAAGCATTACAATTTGATGAAATAAAAAAGAGAATTGCGTTAGTTGAAAATTTCAGAATTAATGGTGGTGAAGTAGCTCGTACCTTATCTAAAAGATCTCATCAATTTAGGTATAGACATATGCCGAGACAACAACAATTTATTATACCTTGCACTTCTTCAGAATCAAGAGATTATATTCCTATTGGTGTTTTTGAGAAAAATTATGTTTCCTTAAATTCTGTTCAGAGTGTTTACGATGCCGAACCTTGGCTTTTCGGCGTTCTTCATTCTAAAATGCACATGGTTTGGGTAGATGCTGTGGGTGGTAAATTAGAAACACGTTACCGCTATTCTGCCAAATTATGTTACAACACCTTTCCGTTCCCTACGCTTAATGAGAAACAAAAAGAAAGCATCACGCAATATGTATTTTCGGTATTAGACGAGCGTGCTAAGTTTCCAGAAAAAACCATGGCTTGGCTTTACAACCCAGAAACCATGCCTTCGGGTTTAAAACAAGCTCATCATGAGCTGGATCTAGCTATAGAACGCATCTACAGACTCGCGCCTTTCAACTCCGACGAAGAACGTTTGGCGTATCTTTTCAAACTCTATGAGGAAATGACCACCAAAGAAAACTTGTTTGCAAAGGAGAAAAAAACGAGGAAGAAGAAATAA
- the tsaE gene encoding tRNA (adenosine(37)-N6)-threonylcarbamoyltransferase complex ATPase subunit type 1 TsaE, with protein MEFKIKNIEEWQSIVDYVKEQLDRPILLLKGNLGAGKTTFTQQLVAALGSQDEVSSPTYSIVNEYNSPQGKIFHFDLYRLKNIEEAYDFGIEEYLDNAFLCIIEWPEIYETELLPSEFHDMQITNTGDARIINFS; from the coding sequence ATGGAATTCAAGATTAAAAATATTGAAGAATGGCAATCTATCGTTGATTATGTTAAAGAACAACTGGATCGACCGATTCTTTTATTAAAAGGAAATTTGGGTGCTGGCAAAACAACTTTTACGCAACAATTGGTTGCAGCGCTTGGAAGTCAAGACGAAGTCAGCTCGCCAACCTATTCCATTGTTAATGAATACAATTCTCCGCAAGGGAAAATTTTTCATTTCGATTTATACCGTTTAAAAAACATTGAAGAAGCCTATGATTTCGGTATCGAAGAATATCTGGACAACGCCTTTCTTTGCATTATCGAATGGCCCGAAATCTATGAAACAGAACTTTTGCCATCCGAATTTCACGACATGCAAATCACCAATACGGGTGATGCGCGCATAATTAATTTCAGTTAA
- a CDS encoding prephenate dehydrogenase, whose translation MKIGLIGVGLIGGSMALKLKEKKFTSEIIAFDKSDVHLQTAKERQIIDRISSFEGLIKNSQIIIIALPVEATKVVLLEVLDRISDKQIVMDVGSTKHEISKIVDNHPKRKNYVASHPMWGTEHSGPNAATVDAFSNRAAVICNPEDSYDFAIEYVKQIYENLDMNILYMDAEKHDMHTAYISHISHITSYALANTVLEKEREEDTIFQLASSGFSSTVRLAKSHPEMWVPIFKQNKENVLDVLNEHISQLKKFKSALEKENFEFLEELILNANKIRGILDK comes from the coding sequence ATGAAAATAGGACTTATCGGCGTTGGACTCATTGGCGGATCCATGGCTTTAAAACTCAAAGAAAAAAAATTTACTTCAGAAATTATTGCTTTTGATAAAAGTGATGTGCATCTGCAAACCGCGAAAGAACGACAGATTATTGATAGAATTTCTAGTTTCGAAGGCTTGATAAAAAACTCGCAAATCATCATCATCGCTTTACCTGTTGAAGCTACGAAAGTCGTTTTGCTAGAAGTTCTTGACAGGATTTCTGATAAGCAAATCGTTATGGATGTAGGCTCCACAAAACATGAAATTTCAAAAATAGTTGACAATCATCCGAAACGTAAAAACTATGTTGCAAGCCATCCGATGTGGGGAACCGAACATAGTGGTCCAAACGCTGCGACCGTTGATGCCTTTAGCAATCGTGCTGCTGTTATTTGTAATCCTGAAGATTCTTATGATTTTGCCATAGAATATGTAAAACAAATCTATGAAAATCTCGACATGAATATTCTCTACATGGATGCCGAAAAACACGATATGCACACGGCTTATATTTCACATATCTCACATATTACATCCTACGCTTTAGCCAATACAGTTTTGGAAAAAGAACGCGAAGAAGATACCATTTTCCAATTGGCAAGTTCAGGATTTTCGAGTACGGTAAGACTCGCAAAATCGCATCCCGAAATGTGGGTTCCCATTTTTAAACAAAATAAAGAAAATGTTTTAGATGTTTTAAATGAACATATTTCGCAGCTCAAAAAATTTAAATCGGCTTTAGAAAAAGAAAATTTTGAATTCCTAGAAGAATTAATTCTCAATGCTAACAAAATCCGAGGAATTTTGGATAAATAA
- the dnaG gene encoding DNA primase encodes MITKETIDKIFSTVRIEEIIGEYVQLKRAGSNLKGLSPFVDEKSPSFIVSPSKQIFKDFSSGKGGGVITFLKELEGFSYPEALRFLAKKYGIAVEEDVVEMSPEQKQQRDQKDLIYKIHEVANDFFIHQLWDDEEGQQIGLSYFKERELRQDIIKKFQLGYSPEKKDAFTEFALAKGYDKEILEKSGLSVFPENAPKGVDRFRERVMFPIHSFSGRVLGFGGRILNNTIKTAKYLNSPETEIYHKSNVLYGLFQSKQAISKQNLCLLVEGYMDVIALHQAGIEHVVASSGTALTVEQIKLIKRLTENVTILFDGDAAGIKASFRSIDMLLSEGMNIRVLLFPDGDDPDSFSRKHPQDYVESFIQEHAQDFIDFKAEILFRNTENDPIKKAEAIREIVKSVAFVTNGLKQEIYLKEVANKFKLSEQNLFNELQIQKDSKDKEHKPRPQQLQQVQKLEVVTEPEIKISPLFVLEEKLIELMMKFGDVVIERKDPEGESYKITVIEEIIQHLEEDDCQLQTEINQKIVQEIKLGLQEDELRSSSFFFSLLDEDISSKMADTLINPYETSDWSKYNIYFSSEEEVVPKMVQDTILRYKREYVMKIVEELKHQLEEEEHKEDIYLKIIKLTQLRNQLDALLYRIL; translated from the coding sequence GTGATAACCAAAGAGACAATTGATAAAATATTTTCCACCGTTCGTATCGAAGAAATTATCGGCGAATATGTGCAGCTCAAACGGGCAGGCTCTAACCTAAAAGGTCTGAGTCCTTTTGTGGATGAGAAGTCACCGAGTTTTATTGTGTCACCGAGTAAGCAGATTTTCAAAGATTTTTCTTCTGGTAAAGGTGGCGGTGTTATCACGTTTCTTAAAGAATTAGAAGGATTCTCTTATCCTGAGGCTTTACGTTTTTTAGCAAAAAAATATGGTATTGCCGTGGAGGAAGATGTTGTCGAGATGTCTCCTGAACAAAAGCAGCAACGTGACCAAAAAGATTTGATCTATAAAATCCATGAGGTTGCCAACGATTTCTTTATTCATCAGCTGTGGGATGACGAGGAAGGTCAACAGATCGGACTTTCGTATTTTAAAGAAAGAGAACTTCGACAAGATATTATTAAGAAATTTCAGTTAGGATATTCGCCAGAAAAGAAAGATGCTTTTACAGAATTTGCTTTAGCGAAAGGCTATGACAAGGAGATTTTAGAAAAATCGGGACTTTCTGTTTTTCCAGAAAATGCGCCAAAAGGTGTAGATCGTTTTCGCGAAAGGGTGATGTTTCCCATCCATAGTTTTTCGGGGCGTGTTTTAGGATTCGGAGGTAGAATTCTCAATAATACGATAAAAACGGCTAAATATCTTAATTCCCCAGAAACGGAAATTTACCACAAATCCAATGTTTTGTATGGTTTGTTTCAATCCAAACAAGCTATTTCGAAGCAGAATTTGTGTCTGTTGGTGGAAGGTTATATGGATGTTATTGCGCTGCATCAGGCTGGTATAGAACATGTTGTGGCGAGTAGCGGAACGGCCCTTACGGTAGAACAAATCAAATTAATCAAACGTCTTACGGAGAATGTGACGATTCTCTTCGATGGTGATGCAGCGGGTATTAAAGCGAGTTTCCGAAGTATTGATATGTTGCTTTCCGAAGGGATGAATATCCGCGTATTGTTATTTCCAGATGGTGATGATCCAGATAGTTTTTCCAGAAAGCATCCGCAAGATTACGTAGAATCTTTCATTCAGGAACATGCGCAGGATTTTATCGATTTTAAAGCTGAAATTCTTTTCAGAAATACAGAAAATGATCCGATAAAAAAAGCCGAAGCTATTCGCGAAATTGTAAAATCTGTAGCTTTTGTAACTAATGGATTAAAACAGGAGATTTATCTCAAAGAGGTTGCTAATAAGTTTAAACTTAGCGAGCAGAACTTGTTTAATGAGCTTCAGATACAGAAAGATTCTAAAGATAAAGAACACAAGCCGCGACCACAACAACTTCAACAAGTCCAAAAACTAGAAGTTGTCACAGAGCCAGAAATCAAAATCAGTCCACTTTTTGTGCTAGAAGAAAAGTTGATAGAATTGATGATGAAATTTGGTGATGTGGTTATAGAACGCAAGGATCCAGAAGGTGAATCTTACAAAATAACGGTGATAGAGGAGATTATCCAGCATTTGGAGGAAGACGATTGCCAACTTCAAACAGAGATTAATCAAAAAATTGTTCAAGAAATAAAATTGGGACTTCAAGAAGATGAGTTACGATCCAGTTCATTTTTCTTCTCATTATTGGACGAAGATATTTCGAGCAAAATGGCAGATACACTTATTAACCCTTACGAAACAAGTGATTGGTCGAAGTATAATATTTATTTCAGTTCAGAGGAAGAAGTGGTTCCCAAGATGGTACAAGATACCATCCTTCGTTACAAGCGTGAATATGTGATGAAAATCGTTGAAGAACTCAAACACCAACTGGAGGAAGAAGAACACAAAGAAGATATTTATTTAAAAATTATAAAACTGACGCAACTTCGTAACCAACTAGATGCTTTATTGTATAGGATTTTGTGA
- a CDS encoding Fic family protein — protein sequence MEYNLSNAVRYHYGKFPPEKVDYIHFIQELVSATDALARFDQMLKNLHNTEILLAPLRNQEAVISSRIEGTISTMDEILQYEADHEGTENTTVKSDVIETILYQRALKNAQEALESGYPFSINFIKQMHQQLLYLGRGASKSPGEFKKEQNYLADKRKKEIQFVPINPEKLEEGLDNLFSFLQNSDIPPLIKTALMHLEFEALHPFQDGNGRIGRMLITLNLWREKILSQPHFYISGYFEENKDEYIEQMREVSNKNNWDDWIKFFLKAVESQAVKNLQIAENIKNLYEQTKMEFSDLLSSKWNMEIVDYIFTNPVFRNNKFVSNTKIPNATAVLIIKKLVENDYLVVKEEASGRRAALYSFEPLMRLVRV from the coding sequence ATGGAGTATAATTTGAGCAATGCGGTACGCTATCACTATGGAAAATTTCCTCCAGAAAAGGTGGATTATATACACTTTATCCAAGAACTGGTGAGTGCTACCGATGCTTTGGCAAGGTTTGACCAAATGTTGAAAAACCTACACAATACCGAAATCTTATTAGCACCTTTACGTAATCAAGAAGCGGTAATATCTTCTCGTATAGAAGGAACCATTAGTACTATGGATGAAATCTTGCAATATGAAGCAGATCATGAAGGTACTGAAAATACTACTGTGAAATCTGATGTTATTGAGACTATTTTGTATCAAAGAGCATTAAAGAATGCGCAGGAAGCTTTAGAGAGTGGCTATCCTTTTTCTATCAATTTTATCAAACAAATGCATCAGCAATTGTTGTATCTTGGAAGGGGAGCAAGTAAATCACCAGGCGAATTCAAAAAAGAGCAGAATTATTTAGCAGATAAGCGCAAAAAAGAAATCCAATTTGTCCCCATTAATCCAGAAAAATTAGAAGAAGGTTTGGATAATTTATTTTCTTTTTTACAAAATTCAGATATTCCGCCACTTATTAAGACTGCTTTAATGCATCTCGAGTTTGAGGCACTTCACCCATTTCAAGATGGTAATGGTAGAATAGGAAGAATGCTTATTACACTTAATTTATGGCGAGAAAAAATATTGTCTCAACCTCACTTTTACATCAGTGGTTATTTTGAAGAAAACAAAGATGAATACATTGAACAAATGCGGGAAGTTTCTAATAAAAATAATTGGGATGATTGGATTAAGTTTTTTCTAAAAGCAGTAGAAAGCCAAGCAGTCAAAAATTTACAAATTGCAGAAAATATCAAAAATTTGTATGAACAAACGAAAATGGAATTTTCTGATTTGCTTTCTTCTAAATGGAATATGGAAATTGTAGATTATATATTTACCAATCCTGTATTTAGAAATAATAAGTTTGTAAGTAATACAAAAATACCAAACGCAACAGCTGTTTTAATTATCAAAAAACTTGTGGAAAATGATTATTTGGTTGTAAAAGAAGAAGCGTCAGGGCGAAGAGCTGCATTGTATTCTTTTGAACCATTGATGCGATTAGTGAGGGTGTAA
- a CDS encoding alanine dehydrogenase, whose translation MSHTSTIFTPFKEEELIPKEEKLEIVRKGKMHSIGVPKETCLSEKRLCLIPDAVHILVQAGHKVIIESGAGEGSHFTDLQYAEVGAIITDDPKEAFSQDIILKINPPTSEEISFLKSNTYLISALQLNLQSKDYFLQLSEKKVNAIAFEFITDEYQQLSLVRLIGEIAGSISILYASELLASSSGLMLGGITGVRPTEVVIIGAGIVGEFATKAAIGLGASVRVFDNSLSKLRRLHSLIDHRVPTSIIDPRELTKAIRRADVIIGALPRPNLPPIVTEDMVLKMKKGSVIIDITVDNGKAIETSELTSLERPFITKHDVVHCGLPNLTSKMPRTTTKAISNFFLSYILGNDEDGGFENLLLQKKEVKQSLYMYKGRHTKQIICKKFDLPYHDINLLIF comes from the coding sequence ATGAGTCATACTTCTACCATATTTACACCTTTCAAAGAGGAAGAACTTATTCCGAAAGAGGAAAAGTTAGAGATTGTACGTAAAGGGAAAATGCATAGTATAGGCGTTCCAAAAGAAACTTGTCTTTCAGAAAAAAGACTTTGCCTCATCCCAGACGCCGTCCATATTTTGGTACAAGCTGGTCACAAAGTGATTATCGAAAGTGGTGCTGGCGAAGGCTCTCATTTTACAGATTTGCAATATGCCGAGGTGGGCGCCATTATTACAGATGATCCCAAAGAAGCTTTTTCGCAAGACATTATTTTAAAAATAAATCCACCGACATCAGAGGAAATTAGTTTTTTAAAATCCAATACGTATCTCATCTCTGCACTACAACTTAATCTTCAAAGTAAAGATTATTTCTTACAATTGTCCGAGAAAAAAGTGAATGCCATTGCTTTTGAATTTATCACCGACGAATATCAACAACTGTCATTGGTACGACTCATTGGAGAAATCGCAGGAAGTATTTCGATACTTTACGCCTCAGAACTTTTGGCGTCTTCCAGTGGTTTGATGTTAGGTGGCATTACAGGTGTTAGGCCTACAGAAGTGGTCATCATCGGTGCAGGCATCGTTGGCGAATTTGCAACCAAAGCAGCCATCGGACTTGGCGCAAGCGTTCGTGTTTTTGATAATTCGTTGTCAAAACTAAGACGATTGCATTCTTTAATTGACCATCGTGTGCCGACTTCCATCATCGATCCGCGCGAATTAACCAAAGCCATAAGACGTGCTGACGTGATTATTGGTGCGCTTCCACGTCCTAACCTTCCGCCTATAGTGACAGAAGATATGGTCTTAAAAATGAAAAAAGGAAGCGTTATTATTGACATCACTGTGGATAACGGAAAAGCGATTGAAACATCAGAATTAACCAGTCTAGAAAGGCCTTTCATCACCAAACACGACGTTGTACATTGCGGACTTCCCAATTTAACATCGAAAATGCCAAGAACCACAACCAAGGCAATTAGTAATTTCTTTTTAAGCTACATTCTTGGAAATGACGAAGATGGCGGTTTCGAGAATCTGCTACTTCAAAAAAAAGAGGTCAAGCAAAGTCTTTACATGTACAAAGGTCGCCATACCAAACAAATTATTTGTAAAAAATTCGATTTACCCTATCACGACATCAACTTATTGATTTTCTAA
- a CDS encoding alpha/beta hydrolase: protein MKLYVVSGLGADFTVLEKLNFDQNLEVVFLDWLIPESQEEFLHYVKRMADRIDDSQEFCLLGYSFGGIIVQEIHRVKPAKKVVILGSIRSDEEKSHLIKFGGYTKIPRWMPERFFNDNSTIVYTFLRKLFDPKNPRINNYFRVRNPYYLKWSIEKISEWKFKKIPDIIQIMADKDIVFPIKNSKPDYIIKNATHLFPATKPKEVSAILHEVFKI, encoded by the coding sequence ATGAAATTATATGTTGTAAGCGGTCTCGGAGCCGATTTTACCGTTCTCGAAAAGTTAAATTTTGATCAAAATCTAGAAGTCGTATTTTTGGATTGGCTCATTCCGGAAAGTCAGGAAGAATTTTTACATTATGTCAAAAGAATGGCTGATAGGATAGATGATTCTCAAGAATTTTGTTTGTTGGGATATTCATTTGGAGGCATTATTGTACAAGAAATTCACCGTGTGAAGCCCGCCAAAAAAGTCGTTATTTTGGGCAGCATCCGTTCTGACGAAGAAAAATCCCATTTAATAAAATTTGGAGGTTACACAAAAATTCCAAGATGGATGCCCGAGCGTTTCTTTAATGACAATTCCACCATTGTCTATACCTTCCTCCGAAAGCTGTTTGATCCCAAAAATCCGCGTATTAACAACTACTTCCGTGTGCGGAATCCTTATTATCTTAAGTGGTCTATTGAGAAAATATCGGAGTGGAAGTTCAAGAAAATACCAGATATTATCCAGATAATGGCCGACAAAGACATCGTTTTTCCCATCAAAAATTCGAAGCCCGATTATATTATTAAAAATGCAACCCATTTATTCCCAGCGACTAAACCAAAAGAAGTTTCTGCAATTCTCCACGAAGTTTTTAAAATCTAA